A genomic region of Alnus glutinosa chromosome 11, dhAlnGlut1.1, whole genome shotgun sequence contains the following coding sequences:
- the LOC133882802 gene encoding uncharacterized protein At1g01500-like yields the protein MENSSEMSNGNGPTDNGHMVMRNSSYQPCVKVSLPWLDLRVFYVRVSKCEIDDSTPEYLTLNHIPLNRDTLLEVNGVRTSIYSDGVSTLLRRDRLDKKSEEATFVSTDSIRMTGCVKFEVFDKDLLVLSGVLELCNSNGFVKEPNNQGQGWSMNCESDATVGTGFFKGKQMLGPELASPTIEVYIAGSFSGTPIILTKTLQPSHRKKHTRKGTLDSIPEYEATEGPKDAPSRLSLQMSEFPNHKPENEDDYNLYSGTAYFEGEDGELSWFNAGVRVGVGIGLSVCLGIGIGVGLLVRTYQGTTSNFRRRLL from the exons ATGGAGAATTCTTCTGAGATGTCTAATGGAAATGGGCCAACCGACAATGGCCACATGGTTATGAGGAACTCTTCTTATCAACCCTGCGTCAAGGTTTCTCTACCCTGGCTTGATTTGAGAGTTTTTTATGTTAGAGTTAGCAAGTGTGAGATTGATGATTCCACTCCTGAGTACCTCACCCTAAACCATATTCCCCTCAACCGTGATACACTTCTTGAAGTCAATGGTGTTAGAACAAGCATATATTCTGATGGGGTGTCCACCCTTCTTAGAAGGGATCGATTAGATAAGAAGTCTGAAGAAGCGACTTTTGTGAGCACTGATAGCATCAGGATGACAGGGTGTGTGAAGTTTGAGGTATTTGATAAGGATCTTCTTGTGTTATCTGGGGTTTTAGAATTGTGTAATAGTAATGGTTTTGTCAAGGAACCAAACAATCAAGGCCAGGGATGGAGCATGAATTGTGAATCTGATGCGACTGTTGGCACTGGCTTCTTTAAGGGGAAGCAAATGTTGGGGCCGGAGTTGGCTTCGCCTACAATTGAGGTCTACATTGCAGGATCCTTTTCAGGCACTCCAATTATCTTAACAAAGACTTTGCAGCCCAGTCATCGAAAAAAGCATACGAGGAAGGGGACGTTGGATTCAATACCTGAGTATGAGGCAACTGAAGGCCCAAAAGATGCTCCTTCCAGGCTTTCTTTGCAG ATGTCAGAATTCCCAAACCACAAACCAGAAAACGAAGACGACTACAACCTGTACTCCGGGACAGCGTATTTTGAAGGTGAAGATGGAGAGCTTTCATGGTTCAATGCTGGCGTGAGGGTGGGTGTTGGTATTGGCCTTAGCGTTTGTCTTGGAATTGGAATTGGAGTGGGCTTGCTCGTTCGAACTTACCAAGGCACCACCAGCAACTTCAGAAGGAGGCTACTGTAA
- the LOC133882800 gene encoding BTB/POZ domain-containing protein At1g63850-like, which yields MIGIPKKRQRVSPTASITDAFFNDPSTADVILRLFVDPTTATTPTPDSDDDSSSNNNNDQCDDVQIYLHSHVLHRSKYFSALLSGRWQQHDPNSNLAPFKLKLGVPPTPGSLQCYLTVLQLLYCSDLSGSIDSASTALDLLPIALELLFEDCVKSCVQFLEAVPWTEDEEKRVLNLIPFLRGEESKELLARVLPGRNDSCEEMLHGLVSSAIHNYPNMAFVKAFVAKLLRDFSSRDSAKRVLERAFERSLKVVKESLEEYSSPDFRGDHNETEAIQRLNLHTAMTNGKHLLWLVERMIELRVADSAVKEWSDDASFTADLQRAFRDDAWRNIVPGLPAVVLRCTFKLANAVAAGTILATRQVRRKLVKDWLPVLIVCKDNVSPMSPGNKSLYLELEETFLRIISTLPMSDAQELLQQCLSFSTRNVEDCPHLFAAFDTWFRRTARPPQPENLS from the exons ATGATTGGGATCCCTAAAAAGCGGCAGCGCGTGTCTCCCACCGCAAGCATCACGGACGCGTTCTTCAACGACCCCTCCACCGCCGACGTCATCCTCCGCCTCTTCGTGGACCCAACCACCGCCACCACTCCCACTCCAGACTCCGATGACGACTCCtcatccaacaacaacaacgacCAATGCGACGACGTTCAGATTTACCTTCACTCCCACGTGCTCCACCGCTCCAAATACTTCTCCGCCCTCCTATCCGGCCGATGGCAACAACACGATCCAAACTCGAATCTGGCACCGTTCAAGCTCAAACTGGGGGTCCCACCCACCCCTGGGTCCCTCCAGTGCTACCTAACCGTCCTCCAACTCCTCTACTGTTCCGATCTCTCCGGTTCCATCGATAGCGCTTCCACCGCCCTCGATCTCCTCCCCATCGCCCTGGAACTTCTCTTCGAAGACTGCGTTAAATCCTGCGTCCAATTCCTCGAGGCGGTGCCTTGGACCGAGGACGAAGAGAAGCGAGTGTTAAACCTAATCCCGTTTTTGAGAGGCGAAGAGAGTAAAGAACTCCTCGCTAGGGTTTTGCCCGGTCGAAACGACTCGTGCGAGGAAATGCTGCACGGTCTGGTCTCTTCGGCGATCCACAATTACCCAAACATGGCGTTCGTGAAGGCCTTCGTGGCGAAGCTTTTGAGAGACTTCTCGTCGAGGGACTCCGCCAAGAGGGTCCTGGAGAGGGCCTTCGAGAGGAGCCTCAAGGTCGTGAAGGAGTCCTTGGAGGAGTACTCGAGCCCGGACTTCAGAGGGGACCACAACGAGACCGAAGCGATACAAAGGCTGAATCTGCATACGGCCATGACGAATGGCAAGCATTTGCTGTGGCTGGTGGAGCGCATGATCGAGCTGAGGGTGGCCGATTCGGCCGTCAAGGAGTGGAGTGACGACGCGTCCTTCACGGCCGATTTGCAGAGGGCGTTTCGCGATGATGCGTGGCGAAATATCGTGCCCGGGTTGCCGGCTGTTGTGCTCAGGTGCACCTTTAAGCTCGCCAATGCGGTCGCCGCAGGCACCATTTTGGCCACCAGACAG GTTAGAAGGAAGCTTGTGAAAGATTGGCTTCCTGTTCTTATAGTATGCAAGGACAATGTCTCGCCCATGTCACCTGGTAACAAATCACTCTACCTGGAATTGGAGGAGACATTCCTGAGAATAATCTCCACGCTACCCATGTCAGATGCACAGGAGTTGTTGCAGCAGTGTCTCAGCTTCTCAACCCGAAATGTTGAAGATTGCCCTCACTTGTTTGCAGCATTCGACACCTGGTTCCGACGCACAGCCCGGCCTCCACAGCCCGAAAACCTCTCTTAG